The genomic region TTCGCCGATCCGGTGCCCGGGCTGCTGGTCGGGGCGGGCGTCCTCTTCAATGGCATCCGCGTCGGCGAAGTGACCGCGCTTGCGCTGGTTCCGGACCGGCCGCGCGAGGTTCACGCCACGATTGCGGTCGCTGAGCGCACGCCGGTGCATAGCGATACGCGCGTCGGCCTCGACTTCCAGGGGCTGACCGGTGTTCCGGTGATCGCGCTGGAAGGCGGCGATGATTCCCAGGCGCCGCCGGCGCGTGAACCGCTGGTGGCCGAAAAGGGGGCCGGGCGGAGCATGACGCAGGCCGCCCGCGATGCACTACGCCGGGTCGATGCCGTGCTATCCGAGAACGCCGCGCCGCTGCACAGCACGATCGACAATCTCAGCACGTTCGCCGAAGGGCTCGCGCGCAACACGCCGAAGCTCGATGGAATTGTGGCCGGGCTGGAACGCATGACCGGCGGTGGTGCGCCCGCGCCGCGCAAGGTGGTGTACGACCTTCACGCGGTGGACGACTTCGGAGCGCAGCGCCATGCCAATCTGCCCGAGCAGCTGGTCATGGCGGAGCCGACCGCGATCGCACGCTTGCAGACCCAGCGCTTCCTGTTCTCGCCGGATGAAGAAACTCAGGGGTTCGAAGGTGCGCAGTGGGGCGATAGTCTCCCGGTGCTGGTGCAGGCGCGGTTGCTGCAGAGCTTCGAGAATTACGACGTCGACCATGCGCCACTGCGGGCCGACAGCGGTGTAGAGGGTACGCCGCGCCTGCTGATCGACCTGCGTCGGTTCGAAATTGTGCAGGGAGCCCAACCGCGCGCGACGATCTCCCTGTCCGCGAAGATCGTCGATCGAAATGGGCGGGTAAAGGCCGCCAAGCTTCTTGAGGGATCCGAAGGGATAAACTCGCTCACACCATCCGAGGCGGCAGCCGCATTCGATCGGGCCTTCGGGTCTCTCGCAAGGGAGCTCGTGATGTGGGTTGCATCGACGGACTAGCGACCTGTGCGCAGCAGGCTGCGGCAGTGCCGCGCAATACTGACTTCCTCATTGGTCGGAATGACCAGTACGTCGACCGGACTGCCCTTCGCGGCGATGCGTTGTTCGCCCTGTACATTTGCTGCCGTATCGATGCTGACGCCGAGCCGGGAGAGGCGATCGCAGACGCGTTGCCGGATGTCCGCGGCATGCTCGCCAATGCCGCCGGTGAGCACCAGGCCGTCGAGGCCGGCAAGGATATTTGCCATCACGGCGACTTCTGCGGCGACACGAAATGTGAAGAGATCGATGGCTTCGCGGGCCTCGGGCTTGTGGCTCGCCAGCGGGGCGGCGAGCTCGGCTATGCGCTGGTTCACGCATCTGGCGCAGTGTTCGACAAAAAGATGCCCGGCAAAAGCCGGGCATTGAATATCGATACAACCCCAGGGAGGAGAGGTCGTCCTAACGATTCTATTCAAGCATGCTATGGCGGGCGACGATTTGAGCTGGCGCAATAAATCGAAGATTGATTTTTAGTGGGAGTCAGGAGAAGGCCGTTCCTGCTCCAGGTCGTTTGGCACCATCCCATATGTCCGCAGCACGGTAGTTTTCACGCCCGGATGGCCGGTGCGGACGACTGCCGCAGCACCAGCGTGGCCGAACGTCTTCCATAAGTGCTTGGCGTGCTCAATCGCCGCGGCGGGGCTGGCGCACTTGGCCTGCTGGCCCGGAACGAGTTCGCCATCGGTCCGGTCGTAGGGCAGAGCAATGAAATGCGTGATCTCGTCCATCGATGCCCCTTTCTCGTTCGGTCGACTTCACCCAGCAAGCATTGTGCGATGAGGGCTATCTTGATCCGCCTCAGATCACTTCGTTTGATCCGGATCAAGGCCGAATAGGCGCATCTCGTTGCTGTTGATGGGTTCGAAAGGGAGCTTTGCTTGCCATTGGGCTTCCTGCTCTCGAATTTGGACTGGGTCATGGTGATGGGAAACGTCGTGCACTTTCCGGAATCGCACCGGGCGAATTACGAAGAGGTGGCGTCCGGAGTGGACTTTCGCCAGTCCGTCCGTCAAGTACTATTGATGCTCGAACTGCAACTGCTCCAGATCAGCGGCTTGGTCGCTATGTGCCCGGCCGGAAGGGCCAGGACGAAGCTGCAGCAGCAGCACGACCAACTACTCGGTCGCCTTGCGACCGCGCGACAGCATGCGCGAGCGCTGATCGGCGATTGACGCCGGCCCACATTGCGGCGTCACCTGCCGCCAGAACGCAACATTTCATCGGATTGACGATCGATCGTCCGGCTCGTCGCCATGCGAAAAATGAGCTCTGCTGCAGGATTCCGATAGGGGATTCTACGTGAGTTAAATCTCGCGGCCCAATAGTCCGTACCGGTTCGGGCGAGCCCATATTGACTTGCCCTGCGCAAGTCAGATCTGGCAACCGTTTGCGACAAGTCTGTTTGGTGAAAAGCGATGAATTTCGGGATTTCTCTGGCGCAGCGCATCTACGCAATTATTGGGCTGAGCTTTTGCGGGCTGACCGGACTGGCCGCTATCCAGGCAAGCAATCTGGCAGATGCCTTGCGCGGGCAGCGGCAGAGCGAGTTGAGACACCTTACTCAACTGGCTCTTGGCATTGCGCAGGAGGAGCATGACGCGGCTGTCGGCCGGGGAGCGGATGGAGACGCCGCGCGTCGCAATGCAGCAGCCAGAATCGGCGCGCTGAGATTTGGGAACGGGGATTACTTCTGGATCAACGATCTTAGTCCCACGATGGTCATGCATCCGATCAAGCCCGAGCTCGACGGCAAGGATTTGCGTGACGTCAGGGATCCGACCGGCAAGCAGTTGTTCGTCGAATTTGCCGAGATCGTGAAGCGAAGAGGCGAGGGGTTTGTCGACTACCAATGGCCAAAGCCGGGTCTGGACACGCCGCAGCCGAAGCTATCGTTTGTTGTGGGCTTTCAACCGTGGAACTGGGTCATCGGGACAGGCCTGTATGTCGACGATCTCCAGGCGCAGGTCTGGGAGCGGGTACGAAGCATCATTACGATTGCTGCAGCGATCGTATTGTGCGTCGGGCTGGTAACACTGCTGCTTGCCCGACGGATATCCAAGGCTCTCGTCACAATGACGGGCGCCCTCAACCGGCTGAGGGTGGTGATTTCGACATGAAGCTCCCAGGGCTCGAGCGGCCCGATGAACTGGGCGACATGGCGCGTTCAATCGAGCAATTCAGGGGCAGGGCCGCTGAAAAGGTGCGTGACGAGGCGAGGCAGGACGAAGAGAGGCGCCGCGCGGCCGAGGAGGCCCGGGCATCAGCGTTGCAGCAAATGGCCGCCAATGTCGAGAATGCTACAAAGGTTGCCGTCGGCGAAGTTGCCTCTGGTACGGACCGGATGGCAAGAAACGCCTCGATGATGAGAGATACGGCACTCACGCTGGAGAGAAACAGCAGCAGTGTCGCTGCGGCTGCCGAAGAGGCCCTTACAAATGCTCAGACCGTCGCAAAAGCATCCTCGCAGCTGGCCGCGTCAATATCGCAGATCGCCGATCAGGTGGGGACGTCGCGTTCCTTGACGCTGGAGGCCGTCACGGCATCGACGCAAGCCCAGGCCACAATCGCCAAGCTGTCGGAAGCTGCGTCAAAGGTGGGAACTGTGACGAGCCTGATCAGCGAAATCGCCGGCCAGACAAACCTCCTGGCGTTGAATGCCACAATCGAGGCCGCACGAGCCGGAACAGCTGGCCGCGGTTTCGCGGTCGTCGCGGCCGAAGTGAAGTCGCTGGCTGAACAGACCGCGCGAGCAACAAATGAGATCGCGCTGCAGATTGCCGAGATCCAGGAGGCGACGTATGCCTCGGTTGCATCCATGACTACCATTGGTGACGTCATTCGCAGCGTTGAATCTGTGTCAGCCGCAATCTCTGCCGCGGTCGAGGAGCAAAATGTCGTCACGGCTGATATTTCGAGGACGGTCGAAGAGACGTCACACGCGGCTCGCGAGGTCGCCTCCCAAATTGCCTCGGTATCGGCCGAAGCGGTCGAAACCGGTCGACGAGCATCGGAAATGCACGACGGATCGACGGCCATTGCGGAGAATGTGGCCGAACTGCGCACGACACTCATCCGTGTTATCCGTACGTCGACGACGGATGTTGATCGCCGACTGTCTTCCCGCGTCGTCTTTCGACGGTCCGGAGCATTGTCATGGCGCAGCGAGACGAAGCGTATCGAGGTCCGTGACTTGTCGCCGGGCGCGGTCTTGATCAACTGCACCTTGCCGGACGCAGCAATAGGCGAGCCAGTCGAACTGACGATCGAGGGGCTTTCATTCCGGCTTGGCGGTGTTGTGGGGCGTATAGACCGCGGCTCGGTGTTGATCTGTCTGAATCTGACGGCAGAGAGCGAGCAAGAATTGTCCGAGATACTCTCAGCCGAGCGAGCGCGGGCCGCAGCGGCCTAGGAGCGGCTTCTCGGGGGCGGGCGATTCTACTTGCAAGGTATGCTTGCCGGCTTGCCCTGCGCCTCGATGAGCGTCCTGGATGGTACTTCTCCAAAGGCAGCTCGATACATCCGTGAGAACTCACCCATGTGCCAAAAGCCATGGGCCAGGGCGGTCGCCTTGACTGTGAGGCCCGGGTAGCCCATGCGCAAATGCTGTCGAACAAGCCAAAGTTGACGCAGCCGTCGGTATTGATGAATGCCGGCGCCACAGATCGATTGTGCCGCGGTATGAAGCGTGCGCACCGAAATTCCGAGTTCGTTCGCTAGCTCATCGCACGTGTTGTTGGAGGCGGGGGTCGACATGATTGCATCGTCTATGTGATCAATAATCCGCTTGTAACGTTCCGCAATGTTGGCTTTGCCTCCTTCGAATGCCCCTCGATGAAATTCTTCATCGAGCGCGGAGAATAATGTTCCCTGTATTGCCAGCAACTGATGGACGTCGATCGGCTTCGATTGATGAGCCGCGAACCTCAAGGTCGATTGTATCAGGGTTTGAATAAATGCCAGCGAATCCCCTGGTAACCCAAGCAACAGGTAGCCCGCGCTCAACTCTGCCCATTTCAGAGCAAGATGATCCGGCGGAATGGAAAGGATGGCAACCAGCCGGGGTTCCGGTTCGAACACCGTACAGTTCGCGCTTCCTTTGAGAACGATGATCGAATGACGGACTGCTTGCCCGTTGAGGCGCGCGGACGCGACCCGGTCCATCGGGACAACGAAGACGAGTCGATCGGACAGCTCGTAGCCGTTGATGATCCGTGGGAACGTTCGTACCAGCGAGAGGGTAGCTGAGGGCAACGACAGACTGGCCCGCAGAATGGAAGGCGGTGCTGCCGTGAGCGGAATGCTCGAAGCCTGCACATAGCGCTCGCTTTCGCGGAAATGATCGACGTCGGCATAGGCCTGCAGGTCGAGCGCAGGCGATGCGGAGAGTGCGTTGAAGAGCATTGGCTGCTACTCGATTCGAGCAATCCGCACACTCTCGTACCGTCACCCTCCAATTGAAATTACGTATAATTACTTATGCCACCGGGAGCGGCGGCCCTTGGCTAGAGCCCGGCAGCGATCGCGATCCGCATCAATTCCGACATGCTGCGCACATTGGTCTTGGCCATCAGGTTCGCCCGGTAGACCTCGACCGTGCGTGGGCTGATGCCAAGGTCGTGGGCGATCACCTTGTTGATCTTGCCTGCCACGAGCCCTCGCAGAACGTCGCGTTCGCGCGGCGAGAGATCCACCAGGCGAGCTTCGGCCTCGCTCTTGGCCGTACCGTCGGCCGGTGCCGTCGACTGTGTTTGCAAGGCTTCGCCGATTGCACGCAGGAGCGCCTCGTCCTCGAACGGCTTTTCGATGAAGTCAACCGCACCTGCCTTCATCGCCTCGACCGCGAGTGCGACGTCTCCATGGCCAGTCATCAGAATGACGGGACATGCGACCGCGTCCGCCTTGAGCTTGCGGACCAGTTCGAGGCCGCTCATGCCGGGCATGCGGATATCGGATACGATGCAGTCGACCCTGCTGCCGGCAAGATGATCCAGAAAGTCGGTTGCCGTCTCATAAGTCGTTACGGCAAAGCCGTTGACGTCGAGAAGGAAGGCCAGTGAGTCCCGCATCGCGGGATCATCGTCGATCACGAGAATTGTGCGCCGCGCTGTCATGCTTCTTCTCCGTCCTCCGCGAACGGGAGGATGAACTGAAAAACCGTGCCGCCACCAGCGTTTGGCATCACGTCGATGCGTCCGCCATGGGACTCGATGATGGTCCGGCAGATCGAGAGGCCAACGCCCATGCCCTGCTCCTTGGTCGTGACAAAGGGCTGAAACAAACGGTCGGCGATATCGGGGCTGATGCCCGGGCCGGTATCGGCAATGGAAAACGTCGCAACACCGTTAGTCTTGGAGACGCCGACGGTCAATTCGCGGCGCGGGCCCGAGGCCATCGCCTCGATCGCATTGCGAACCAGGTTGAGCACGACCTGCTGAATCTGGATCTTGTCGACGATGATCGGGGGCATGTCCCGATCGCTGCGGATCGCTACCCGGACGCCTTGCTCCTTGGCGCCGAGCAGCGCCAGTGCGACTGCCTCTTCAAGCAGGGTGGCCGGGCTCTCCAGGGACTGTTGGGTCTCGCCCTTGGCGACGAATTCGCGCAGGCGCTTGATGATGTCGCCGGCCCGGAGCGCTTGCTGCGCGGCCCGCTCGAGCGCGTCCCGAATGCGGGTCGCATCCGGTACCTCCGACGCCAGCAGCGCCCTCGCACCGCGCATATAGTTCGTGATGGCTGACAGCGGCTGATTGATCTCATGCGCGATTGAGGACGCCATCTCCCCCATCGCGGTCAACCGCGAGACGTGGACCAGCTCGGATTGGAGCTCCTGAAGCCGCCGTTCCTGCGCACGGCGTTCAGTGAGATCGCGGATAAAGCCGGTGAAGAAACGCTCTCCGCGTACCTTGGCCTCGCCGACGGCGAGCTCCATCGGAAACGTCGAGCCGTCGCTTCGCTCCCCGACAACGATGCGGCCAATGCCGATGATGCGCCGCTCGCCGGTCGTAAGGTAACGCTCGAGATACCGGTCGTGCTCGCCGCGATACGGCTGGGGCATCAGGCTCGAAACGTTCTTTCCGACGACTTGGTCCGCTTTCCAGCCAAACAGGCGCTCGGCTGCCGCGCTGAAGGAGCGAATAATGCCGTGGTCGTCGATGACGATCATCGCATCGGGGACCGTGTCGAGGATTGATTGCAGATGGGCCTGACGATTTCGCGCCTGATCGCTCTCCTTCAGTAGCCGGTCACCCATAAAGCCAAGGATCGGACCGAGGACAGCAAAACAGGCGATATCGATCAGATTCGCAGGCTCGGTGACCAGGCTCCTGCCGAGGAATTTGGCGCTGATGACGAGGCAGAGCAGGGTGGTGAGGATCGCCGGACCGCGGCCGCCGGCGAGCGCGGCAAACAGCACGGCGGGGACAAAGATGATCGTGAAGGTCCGGTCTTCGAAATAGTTATCGAGCCCCGCGCGCACCGCGAACACGAGTGCGGCCGCTGCCGCGGCAGTGCCATAGCGGTACCAGATGTGGTCGGACATATTCCCCCGGGCAAAGCCCTCAACTCACCAAATATTACAACGTTCAGACGCTCGAAGCCACTAGCTGCTCTGTGCAGATGACCTATTTGACCCAGGCTCGCCAATGTGTGGGTTGTACCATGATGCGTTGGGCAGTCTCCACCCTCACCCAGCCGCCCGGGATGCGGCGACAAGGAAAGACGAGCTGGTGAATGGCGTTGCCCTCGATCACGGCGAGCTCTAGGTCTAAACCGAAGGGGGCCGTCGCGACCCCCTCCCATGTCGCGCCGGCGCCGGCCACTGGGCGCTCTGGAGCGTCGCGTGCCGGCACGTCAGGCAGCCTTCTGAGTAGCCTCGTCGACACCGCCGGTCTTTCGTGCAAACAGGTTCAG from Bradyrhizobium elkanii USDA 76 harbors:
- a CDS encoding ABC-type transport auxiliary lipoprotein family protein codes for the protein MEIRAPYIIVGAFVLSAIVAVFGFVYWLNNVGGIGKRQTYQIVFADPVPGLLVGAGVLFNGIRVGEVTALALVPDRPREVHATIAVAERTPVHSDTRVGLDFQGLTGVPVIALEGGDDSQAPPAREPLVAEKGAGRSMTQAARDALRRVDAVLSENAAPLHSTIDNLSTFAEGLARNTPKLDGIVAGLERMTGGGAPAPRKVVYDLHAVDDFGAQRHANLPEQLVMAEPTAIARLQTQRFLFSPDEETQGFEGAQWGDSLPVLVQARLLQSFENYDVDHAPLRADSGVEGTPRLLIDLRRFEIVQGAQPRATISLSAKIVDRNGRVKAAKLLEGSEGINSLTPSEAAAAFDRAFGSLARELVMWVASTD
- a CDS encoding cache domain-containing protein, whose amino-acid sequence is MNFGISLAQRIYAIIGLSFCGLTGLAAIQASNLADALRGQRQSELRHLTQLALGIAQEEHDAAVGRGADGDAARRNAAARIGALRFGNGDYFWINDLSPTMVMHPIKPELDGKDLRDVRDPTGKQLFVEFAEIVKRRGEGFVDYQWPKPGLDTPQPKLSFVVGFQPWNWVIGTGLYVDDLQAQVWERVRSIITIAAAIVLCVGLVTLLLARRISKALVTMTGALNRLRVVIST
- a CDS encoding methyl-accepting chemotaxis protein produces the protein MKLPGLERPDELGDMARSIEQFRGRAAEKVRDEARQDEERRRAAEEARASALQQMAANVENATKVAVGEVASGTDRMARNASMMRDTALTLERNSSSVAAAAEEALTNAQTVAKASSQLAASISQIADQVGTSRSLTLEAVTASTQAQATIAKLSEAASKVGTVTSLISEIAGQTNLLALNATIEAARAGTAGRGFAVVAAEVKSLAEQTARATNEIALQIAEIQEATYASVASMTTIGDVIRSVESVSAAISAAVEEQNVVTADISRTVEETSHAAREVASQIASVSAEAVETGRRASEMHDGSTAIAENVAELRTTLIRVIRTSTTDVDRRLSSRVVFRRSGALSWRSETKRIEVRDLSPGAVLINCTLPDAAIGEPVELTIEGLSFRLGGVVGRIDRGSVLICLNLTAESEQELSEILSAERARAAAA
- a CDS encoding helix-turn-helix domain-containing protein, with amino-acid sequence MLFNALSASPALDLQAYADVDHFRESERYVQASSIPLTAAPPSILRASLSLPSATLSLVRTFPRIINGYELSDRLVFVVPMDRVASARLNGQAVRHSIIVLKGSANCTVFEPEPRLVAILSIPPDHLALKWAELSAGYLLLGLPGDSLAFIQTLIQSTLRFAAHQSKPIDVHQLLAIQGTLFSALDEEFHRGAFEGGKANIAERYKRIIDHIDDAIMSTPASNNTCDELANELGISVRTLHTAAQSICGAGIHQYRRLRQLWLVRQHLRMGYPGLTVKATALAHGFWHMGEFSRMYRAAFGEVPSRTLIEAQGKPASIPCK
- the fixJ gene encoding response regulator FixJ — protein: MTARRTILVIDDDPAMRDSLAFLLDVNGFAVTTYETATDFLDHLAGSRVDCIVSDIRMPGMSGLELVRKLKADAVACPVILMTGHGDVALAVEAMKAGAVDFIEKPFEDEALLRAIGEALQTQSTAPADGTAKSEAEARLVDLSPRERDVLRGLVAGKINKVIAHDLGISPRTVEVYRANLMAKTNVRSMSELMRIAIAAGL
- a CDS encoding PAS domain S-box protein; translation: MSDHIWYRYGTAAAAAALVFAVRAGLDNYFEDRTFTIIFVPAVLFAALAGGRGPAILTTLLCLVISAKFLGRSLVTEPANLIDIACFAVLGPILGFMGDRLLKESDQARNRQAHLQSILDTVPDAMIVIDDHGIIRSFSAAAERLFGWKADQVVGKNVSSLMPQPYRGEHDRYLERYLTTGERRIIGIGRIVVGERSDGSTFPMELAVGEAKVRGERFFTGFIRDLTERRAQERRLQELQSELVHVSRLTAMGEMASSIAHEINQPLSAITNYMRGARALLASEVPDATRIRDALERAAQQALRAGDIIKRLREFVAKGETQQSLESPATLLEEAVALALLGAKEQGVRVAIRSDRDMPPIIVDKIQIQQVVLNLVRNAIEAMASGPRRELTVGVSKTNGVATFSIADTGPGISPDIADRLFQPFVTTKEQGMGVGLSICRTIIESHGGRIDVMPNAGGGTVFQFILPFAEDGEEA